A genomic stretch from Ooceraea biroi isolate clonal line C1 chromosome 3, Obir_v5.4, whole genome shotgun sequence includes:
- the LOC113561628 gene encoding uncharacterized protein LOC113561628, with amino-acid sequence MVGSNDIREREKIVKEIEKTSESIRKKHRALKTGKIDDDIAVRRHLGPIIEPLQKIVDNSSTRAVKDVAVEVPRTPKREPNVELEILRAPKREKKNPSKHGSRVKRKLVTGSSDRESHKSKQPRTESSDAQDAPTITSTPRTTIQPPMNLPTEDENVFETTNESFAASIQREVQTPEGQEALRTQLGPLGQKFIGAVIRGDKDIDNVYGVYLSNDGMKFGCKPFDVDHEDHIILDSVRYKGTPGLYELVFKRIPDDIVYTVDDLEKYRSMLLVTNAYRRDHSARG; translated from the exons ATGGTTGGAAGCAATGATATTCGCGAGCGTGAAAAGATCGTGAAGGAGATTGAGAAAACGAGCGAATCGATCCGCAAGAAACATCGTGCTCTGAAGACTGGTAAGATCGATGACGATATCGCGGTGAGGAGACACCTCGGACCTATTATCGAGCCGCTGCAAAAGATCGTTGACAactcgagcacgcgcgcggtgAAGGACGTGGCGGTTGAAGTACCCCGCACCCCGAAGCGCGAGCCGAACGTAGAGCTTGAAATACTACGCGCCCCGAAGCGTGAGAAGAAGAATCCCAGCAAACACGG GAGTAGAGTAAAGAGGAAACTAGTAACCGGTTCGTCGGATCGCGAATCACATAAATCGAAACAGCCTCGAACCGAATCGAGCGATGCACAGGATGCGCCAACGATAACCTCTACGCCGCGTACAACGATCCAACCGCCGATGAATCTTCCAACCGAGGACGAGAACGTTTTCGAAACCACGAACGAATCGTTCGCAGCGTCCATTCAACGAGAAGTACAAACGCCAGAGGGTCAAGAAGCGTTGCGAACTCAATTGGGTCCACTGGGCCAAAAGTTCATCGGGGCTGTCATACGCGGTGACAAAGACATAGATAACGTTTACGGAGTTTATTTGAGCAACGATGGAATGAAGTTCGGTTGTAAGCCGTTCGACGTAGACCACGAAGATCACATAATTCTCGACAGTGTTCGATACAAAGGTACACCTGGTCTTTACGAGCTGGTTTTCAAGAGAATTCCCGATGACATCGTGTACACGGTTGACGATTTGGAAAAGTACAGGAGCATGCTGCTGGTGACGAACGCGTATAGACGCGATCACAGCGCGCGAGGTTAA